The Punica granatum isolate Tunisia-2019 chromosome 4, ASM765513v2, whole genome shotgun sequence genome has a window encoding:
- the LOC116206130 gene encoding signal peptidase complex-like protein DTM1 isoform X2 has product MADDTALRSALVWLAVVMAVVGLGTHSFKKMFVTYVLGMLGIVGILLPDWDYFDRDFSKWTTPVTGEERAAIASARRSGLSRASIRSEPARSVLDEHRYFYILKMAS; this is encoded by the exons ATGGCGGACGACACGGCATTGCGGTCGGCCTTGGTTTGGTTGGCGGTGGTGATGGCGGTGGTGGGGCTCGGCACCCACTCCTTCAAGAAGATGTTCGTGACTTACGTGTTGGGCATGCTTGGGATCGTGGGCATTCTCCTGCCCGATTGGGATTATTTCGACCGCGATTTCTCCAAGTGGACCACCCCTGTCACCGGCGAAGAGAGGGCCGCTATCGCCTCTGCTAGGAGATCTGGGCTCAGCAG GGCGTCAATCAGGAGCGAGCCAGCGAGGTCTGTTCTTGATGAGCACCGTTACTTTTATATCCTGAAAATGGCAAGTTGA
- the LOC116206130 gene encoding signal peptidase complex-like protein DTM1 isoform X1: MADDTALRSALVWLAVVMAVVGLGTHSFKKMFVTYVLGMLGIVGILLPDWDYFDRDFSKWTTPVTGEERAAIASARRSGLSRFRIYPLRLVIYTTVYGFGLYKWWQYVSG, from the exons ATGGCGGACGACACGGCATTGCGGTCGGCCTTGGTTTGGTTGGCGGTGGTGATGGCGGTGGTGGGGCTCGGCACCCACTCCTTCAAGAAGATGTTCGTGACTTACGTGTTGGGCATGCTTGGGATCGTGGGCATTCTCCTGCCCGATTGGGATTATTTCGACCGCGATTTCTCCAAGTGGACCACCCCTGTCACCGGCGAAGAGAGGGCCGCTATCGCCTCTGCTAGGAGATCTGGGCTCAGCAG GTTCAGAATCTATCCTCTCAGACTGGTTATTTACACAACAGTCTATGGATTTGGCTTGTATAAGTGGTGGCAGTATGTCTCCGGTTGA